The Nocardia sp. BMG51109 nucleotide sequence CCGATCCGATCCGACCCGACACGGTAGCCCGGCCCGCCCGCACGTGGCACGTCGCATCGTCGCGGCGAGAGCCGGGTTCCGGCGGCATCTCTCGCCGGTCCGCTCGACCACCGGAAACGCCCGATCGCCGACGTCCGCCCGGACGACGGGACGGCCGCGACGGAAGGACCACCCGATGAGCCTGCTGAAACTACGCCGCCGCCCCGAGCCGGCCGTGCGGATGCCCGAGCGCGACCGCCGCCTGGTGTGGCGGATAGCGGCACTACTGCTCGACTACCCCGGCGAGAAAACCCTGGGTATGGCGGAGGAACTGAGTGCCGCCATCGCGGAATTGCCGGACGGGGTGCGCGACGACCTGGACCGCTTCCTCGTCCATCTGTGCACCACGGAACCGCTCACCCTGGCCCAGCAGTACGTCGAGACCTTCGACCTGCGCCGCCGCGCCAGCCTGCACCTGACCTACTACGCCTACGGCGACACCCGCAAGCGCGGCATGGCCCTGCTCAGGTTCAAGCACGCCTACCGCCACGCCGGCGCCGAACTCGACGACACGGAGCTGCCGGACCACCTCCCGGTGCTGCTGGAGTTCGCCGCCACCGTCGATCCGATCGGCGGCGAACGCCTGCTCGGCGAGCACGTCCCCGTCATCGAGTTGCTGCGACTGTCGCTGTCGGACAGCGGATCTCCGTACGCGGGCGTCCTCGCCGCCGTGGTCGCGACCCTCCCGCCGCTGACCACCGCGGACCGCCGCCGCATCGCCGAGCTCGCCGCCCAGGGCCCGCCGGAGGAAGAGGTCGGCCTGGACCCGTTCGCCATGGACCCCTCGCTGTTCGCCGGAACGGAAGGCCGACGATGACCACAGTCCTCTGGATGACCCTGCCCTACGTGGCATTCAC carries:
- the narJ gene encoding nitrate reductase molybdenum cofactor assembly chaperone yields the protein MSLLKLRRRPEPAVRMPERDRRLVWRIAALLLDYPGEKTLGMAEELSAAIAELPDGVRDDLDRFLVHLCTTEPLTLAQQYVETFDLRRRASLHLTYYAYGDTRKRGMALLRFKHAYRHAGAELDDTELPDHLPVLLEFAATVDPIGGERLLGEHVPVIELLRLSLSDSGSPYAGVLAAVVATLPPLTTADRRRIAELAAQGPPEEEVGLDPFAMDPSLFAGTEGRR